The Azospirillum brasilense genome window below encodes:
- the pssA gene encoding CDP-diacylglycerol--serine O-phosphatidyltransferase has translation MKRPVFKPAVFRKRRARRPHPRLKGLSINHLLPNVLTVLALCSGLTAIRFAMHERWEQAVVCIVIAAIFDALDGRIARLLNGQSKFGAELDSLSDVISFGVAPAFMMYLWALNGAGSLGWIAAMAYAVCAALRLARFNSRLDVDLPPWAFNYFTGVPAPAGAGLAILPMVIGFEAGPDIAGHPAVVVPWTLAMGGLMVSTLPTFSFKGMRVPTQYVVPGLVGVGLLAASLVSQPWWTLAFLGLAYLASLPFSVAQFRKLQQAALLMKETEETPAEETVVPASDVPSSSQTAKTADVTKTAND, from the coding sequence ATGAAGCGACCGGTCTTCAAGCCGGCAGTGTTCCGCAAGCGCCGGGCGCGCCGTCCGCATCCGCGGCTGAAGGGGTTGTCGATCAACCATCTTCTGCCCAACGTGCTGACGGTGCTGGCGCTGTGCTCCGGCCTGACGGCCATCCGCTTCGCCATGCACGAGCGGTGGGAGCAGGCGGTCGTCTGCATCGTCATCGCGGCGATCTTCGACGCGCTGGACGGGCGGATCGCCCGTCTGCTGAACGGGCAGAGCAAGTTCGGCGCGGAGCTGGACAGCCTGTCCGACGTCATCAGCTTCGGTGTGGCCCCCGCCTTCATGATGTATCTGTGGGCGCTGAACGGCGCCGGCAGCCTGGGCTGGATCGCCGCCATGGCCTACGCGGTCTGCGCGGCGCTGCGGCTGGCCCGCTTCAACTCCCGCCTGGACGTCGACCTGCCGCCCTGGGCCTTCAACTACTTCACCGGCGTTCCCGCTCCGGCGGGCGCCGGCCTGGCCATCCTTCCCATGGTCATCGGCTTCGAAGCCGGGCCGGACATCGCCGGCCACCCGGCCGTCGTCGTGCCCTGGACGCTGGCGATGGGCGGGCTGATGGTCAGCACGCTGCCCACCTTCTCCTTCAAGGGCATGCGGGTGCCGACCCAGTATGTGGTGCCGGGTCTGGTCGGCGTCGGCCTGCTCGCCGCCTCGCTGGTCAGCCAGCCCTGGTGGACGCTGGCCTTCCTCGGGCTGGCCTATCTGGCGAGCCTGCCCTTCTCGGTGGCGCAGTTCCGCAAGCTGCAACAGGCCGCCCTGCTGATGAAGGAGACGGAGGAGACGCCGGCGGAGGAGACGGTCGTCCCCGCTTCGGACGTGCCGTCCTCGTCGCAAACCGCGAAGACGGCCGACGTCACGAAGACGGCCAACGACTGA
- a CDS encoding phosphatidylserine decarboxylase, with protein sequence MSALNTVVVPIHRAGWPFIAAFAVVSLILGLAVAKPLGWLGLVLTLWCVYFFRDPDRVTPTRPGLLVSPADGRVTMIVPAVPPPELGMGDKPLTRVSIFLNVFNVHVNRVPADGTVVAAEYHKGTFVNAALDKASEENERAAFRHRLPDGREIAYVQIAGLVARRILYWVKAGQEVKAGERFGLIRFGSRTDVYLPDGVVPLVCVGQTAIGGETVLADLTATEPQRQGDVRR encoded by the coding sequence ATGTCCGCCCTCAATACCGTAGTCGTTCCGATCCACCGCGCCGGCTGGCCCTTCATTGCCGCCTTCGCCGTGGTCTCCCTGATTCTCGGGCTTGCCGTGGCGAAGCCGCTGGGCTGGCTGGGTCTCGTGCTCACCCTGTGGTGCGTGTATTTCTTCCGCGATCCCGATCGCGTGACGCCGACGCGCCCCGGCCTGCTGGTCAGCCCCGCCGACGGGCGCGTGACCATGATCGTTCCCGCGGTTCCGCCGCCGGAGCTGGGCATGGGCGACAAGCCGCTGACCCGCGTCAGCATCTTCCTCAACGTCTTCAACGTGCACGTCAACCGCGTGCCGGCGGACGGCACGGTGGTCGCGGCGGAGTATCACAAGGGCACCTTCGTGAACGCCGCGCTGGACAAGGCCAGCGAGGAGAACGAGCGCGCCGCCTTCCGCCACCGTCTTCCCGACGGGCGCGAGATTGCCTATGTGCAGATCGCCGGCCTCGTCGCCCGCCGCATCCTCTACTGGGTGAAGGCCGGCCAGGAGGTCAAGGCGGGCGAGCGGTTCGGCCTGATCCGATTCGGCAGCCGCACCGACGTCTATCTGCCGGACGGCGTGGTTCCGCTGGTCTGCGTCGGGCAGACGGCGATCGGCGGCGAGACCGTGCTGGCCGACCTGACCGCCACCGAACCGCAACGGCAGGGGGATGTCCGCCGATGA
- a CDS encoding LysM peptidoglycan-binding domain-containing protein, translating to MKQALLFGGAAAVIAAAAVAYVVIDPASTPGTRAGTVGSGTTVALGSVTPAKPPATAPAPTKSAEEPAGPRFDIVRVAPDGATVMAGRATPGSSVTVHDGERALGSVNADARGEWVLLPDQPLAPGARELSLSEKATPAAEPTPSERVVVVVVPDPPPATGGASSEAPTGPLAGPLAVAMPRDGLGSTILQAPKGPPAAATRGVAAPPPPGGVSLESMDYDASGQVAMGGRAQPGSAVQLYLDNLLVGSAHTDPNGQWRLRPERAVPPGVYTLRADQVTDSGKVTARVELPVQVSEVPANLPDGRSMVVQPGNSLWRIARSTYGHGVQYTLIYEANRGQIRDPDLIYPGQIFALPVSN from the coding sequence GTGAAGCAAGCTCTCCTGTTCGGCGGTGCGGCGGCGGTGATCGCCGCTGCCGCTGTCGCGTATGTGGTCATCGATCCGGCGTCCACGCCGGGCACCCGCGCCGGAACGGTCGGGTCCGGAACAACCGTCGCGCTGGGCAGCGTGACCCCGGCCAAGCCGCCGGCCACCGCGCCCGCCCCGACGAAGTCGGCGGAGGAGCCCGCCGGCCCGCGCTTCGACATCGTGCGCGTCGCGCCGGACGGCGCCACCGTGATGGCCGGCCGCGCCACACCGGGCTCGTCGGTGACCGTCCATGACGGGGAACGCGCGCTCGGCTCCGTCAACGCCGACGCGCGCGGCGAATGGGTCCTCCTTCCCGACCAGCCCCTGGCTCCCGGCGCCCGCGAACTGAGCCTGTCGGAAAAGGCGACCCCCGCCGCCGAGCCGACGCCGTCGGAGCGCGTCGTGGTGGTCGTGGTGCCCGATCCGCCGCCGGCCACCGGTGGGGCGTCTTCGGAAGCGCCCACCGGTCCGCTGGCCGGCCCTCTGGCCGTCGCCATGCCGCGCGATGGGCTGGGGAGCACGATCCTGCAGGCTCCGAAGGGGCCGCCGGCCGCCGCGACCCGCGGCGTGGCGGCCCCGCCGCCGCCGGGCGGGGTGTCGCTGGAAAGCATGGATTACGACGCCTCGGGGCAGGTCGCCATGGGCGGCCGGGCGCAGCCGGGAAGCGCCGTGCAGCTCTATCTCGACAATCTTCTGGTCGGCAGCGCCCACACCGACCCGAACGGCCAATGGCGCCTTCGCCCGGAGCGCGCCGTGCCGCCGGGCGTCTACACGCTGCGCGCCGATCAGGTGACCGACTCGGGCAAGGTCACTGCCCGCGTCGAGCTGCCGGTTCAGGTGTCGGAGGTTCCGGCCAACCTGCCGGACGGCCGGTCGATGGTCGTCCAGCCCGGCAACAGCCTGTGGCGGATCGCCCGCTCCACCTACGGGCACGGCGTGCAGTACACGCTGATCTACGAGGCCAACCGCGGCCAGATCCGCGACCCGGACCTGATTTATCCCGGTCAGATCTTCGCCCTGCCGGTCTCAAATTAG
- a CDS encoding TIGR00730 family Rossman fold protein, whose translation MKALNSVCVYCGSSSRVAAVHKEAAHMLGDGLARRGIQLVYGGGRVGLMGIAADAALAAGGQVVGIIPEHIQSAEIEHTGLTELHVVDSMHTRKRMMVDRADAFVVLPGGLGTLDEAFEILTWKQLGLHDKPVVIADVDGYWRPLLGLIEHTVAQGFTQPAHRALYTVVDDVDDVFAALAYEPEPTLKIPTQKL comes from the coding sequence ATGAAAGCCCTGAATTCCGTCTGCGTCTATTGCGGCTCATCCAGCCGCGTCGCCGCTGTCCACAAGGAGGCCGCCCATATGTTGGGCGACGGACTCGCCCGGCGGGGCATCCAGCTCGTCTACGGCGGCGGGCGGGTCGGGCTGATGGGAATCGCCGCCGACGCCGCGCTCGCCGCCGGGGGGCAGGTCGTCGGCATCATCCCGGAACACATCCAGTCCGCCGAGATCGAGCACACCGGCCTGACCGAACTGCACGTCGTCGACAGCATGCACACCCGCAAGCGGATGATGGTGGACCGGGCCGACGCCTTCGTGGTGCTGCCGGGCGGCCTCGGCACACTCGACGAGGCGTTCGAGATCCTCACCTGGAAACAGCTCGGCCTGCACGACAAGCCGGTGGTGATCGCGGATGTGGACGGCTACTGGCGCCCCCTGCTCGGCCTGATCGAGCACACGGTGGCGCAGGGTTTTACCCAGCCGGCACACCGCGCGCTGTACACCGTCGTCGATGACGTGGACGACGTGTTTGCCGCGCTGGCCTATGAACCGGAGCCCACGCTGAAGATTCCCACACAAAAGCTCTGA
- a CDS encoding NADP-dependent isocitrate dehydrogenase, which produces MTKIKVANPVVELDGDEMTRIIWQFIKDKLILPYLDIDLKYYDLSVENRDKTDDRVTVESANAIKQYGVGVKCATITPDEARVTEFNLKKMWKSPNGTIRNILGGTVFREPIVCSNVPRYVPGWTKPIIIGRHAFGDQYKATDFVVPGKGKLSIRWVPEGGGEPIEHEVYDFPASGVAMGMYNLDESIEGFAHSSFMYGLERGYPVYLSTKNTILKAYDGRFKDIFQKVFDEHYAAQFKAKGLVYEHRLIDDMVASALKWEGGFVWACKNYDGDVQSDIVAQGFGSLGLMTSVLITPDGKTVEAEAAHGTVTRHYREHQKGKETSTNPIASIYAWTQGLAYRGKFDNTPDVVKFAETLERVCVETVESGFMTKDLAILIGPDQPWLTTKQFLDKLDENLQKKMAA; this is translated from the coding sequence ATGACGAAGATCAAGGTAGCCAATCCGGTCGTCGAACTCGACGGCGACGAGATGACGCGCATCATCTGGCAGTTCATCAAGGACAAGCTGATCCTGCCGTATCTCGACATCGACCTGAAATACTACGATCTCAGCGTCGAGAACCGCGACAAGACGGACGACCGGGTGACGGTCGAGTCGGCCAACGCGATCAAGCAGTACGGCGTCGGCGTCAAGTGCGCGACCATCACCCCGGACGAGGCGCGGGTGACGGAGTTCAATCTCAAGAAGATGTGGAAGTCGCCGAACGGCACGATCCGCAACATCCTGGGCGGCACCGTCTTCCGCGAGCCGATCGTCTGCTCCAACGTTCCGCGCTACGTTCCGGGCTGGACCAAGCCGATCATCATCGGCCGTCATGCCTTCGGCGACCAGTACAAGGCCACCGACTTCGTCGTTCCCGGCAAGGGCAAGCTGAGCATCCGGTGGGTGCCGGAAGGCGGCGGCGAGCCGATCGAGCACGAGGTGTACGACTTCCCCGCCTCCGGCGTCGCCATGGGCATGTACAACCTGGACGAGTCGATCGAGGGCTTTGCCCACTCCAGCTTCATGTACGGCCTGGAGCGCGGCTACCCGGTCTACCTGTCCACCAAGAACACGATCCTCAAGGCCTATGACGGGCGCTTCAAGGACATCTTCCAGAAGGTGTTCGACGAGCATTACGCCGCCCAGTTCAAGGCCAAGGGCCTCGTCTACGAGCACCGCCTGATCGACGACATGGTCGCCTCGGCCCTGAAGTGGGAAGGCGGCTTCGTGTGGGCCTGCAAGAACTACGACGGCGACGTGCAGTCGGACATCGTGGCGCAGGGCTTCGGCTCGCTGGGCCTGATGACCTCGGTGCTGATCACGCCGGACGGCAAGACCGTCGAGGCGGAGGCCGCCCACGGCACGGTGACCCGCCACTACCGCGAGCACCAGAAGGGCAAGGAGACCTCCACCAACCCGATCGCCTCGATCTACGCCTGGACGCAGGGCCTCGCCTACCGCGGCAAGTTCGACAACACGCCGGACGTCGTGAAGTTCGCCGAGACGCTGGAGCGCGTCTGCGTCGAGACCGTCGAGTCGGGCTTCATGACCAAGGATCTCGCGATCCTCATCGGTCCGGATCAGCCGTGGCTGACCACCAAGCAGTTCCTCGACAAGCTGGACGAGAACCTGCAGAAGAAGATGGCCGCCTGA
- a CDS encoding oxidoreductase has protein sequence MAKDIFRIAVIGAGETGTPLLTQLLDAPFVEILGVADLDAEAPGMRLARERGVATTTDFMDLARLGEAVDVLIDVTGVPKVREALRQHMQDSGNSHTLIVHEMVVQLMLSLLSGRLVQLKHEVEEY, from the coding sequence ATGGCCAAGGACATCTTCCGCATCGCCGTGATCGGCGCCGGCGAAACCGGAACGCCTCTGCTGACGCAGCTTCTGGACGCTCCCTTCGTCGAGATCCTCGGCGTCGCCGACCTGGACGCCGAGGCGCCCGGCATGCGGCTCGCCCGTGAGCGCGGCGTCGCCACCACGACCGATTTCATGGACCTCGCCCGGCTCGGCGAGGCGGTGGACGTGCTGATCGACGTGACCGGCGTGCCGAAGGTGCGCGAGGCGCTGCGCCAGCACATGCAGGACAGCGGCAACAGTCACACGCTGATCGTCCACGAGATGGTGGTGCAGCTCATGCTGTCGCTGCTGAGCGGCCGTCTGGTGCAGTTGAAGCACGAGGTCGAGGAGTACTGA
- a CDS encoding exopolysaccharide biosynthesis protein — protein sequence MDTKDPARASALLKRLHGRMTGDKPTLGEVLGHLGDRAPGFLLLALAIPAVVPTPGLPAGMIFGTVLALVAIQMIVGRDRLEVPGWIGRRRVARTTLEKIVEKGTPLVERLEARLRTRWPSLTHRGVLRPLGLFVLVMGVLIALPIPFGNTLPGLAVLVIALGLIVKDGLAVAAGLGLGVAATGVSAMLVAGSWWAITSAPI from the coding sequence ATGGACACGAAGGACCCGGCACGGGCGTCCGCGCTGCTGAAGCGGCTGCACGGGCGCATGACCGGCGACAAGCCGACGCTGGGAGAGGTGCTGGGCCATCTCGGCGACCGGGCGCCGGGTTTCTTGCTGCTGGCGCTGGCGATCCCCGCCGTGGTGCCGACGCCAGGGCTGCCGGCGGGCATGATCTTCGGCACGGTGCTGGCGCTGGTGGCGATCCAGATGATCGTCGGCCGGGACCGGCTGGAGGTGCCCGGCTGGATCGGACGCCGCCGCGTGGCGCGCACCACCCTGGAAAAGATCGTCGAGAAGGGAACGCCGCTGGTCGAGCGGCTGGAGGCCCGGCTGCGCACGCGCTGGCCGTCGCTGACTCACCGGGGCGTGCTGCGGCCGCTGGGCCTTTTCGTGCTGGTGATGGGCGTTCTGATCGCCCTGCCCATCCCGTTCGGCAACACCTTGCCCGGTCTGGCGGTGCTGGTGATCGCGCTGGGGCTGATCGTGAAGGACGGTCTGGCGGTCGCCGCCGGTCTGGGGCTGGGTGTGGCGGCGACGGGTGTCTCGGCGATGCTGGTCGCCGGAAGCTGGTGGGCGATCACCTCGGCGCCGATCTAG
- a CDS encoding GcrA family cell cycle regulator → MSWTDERVQQLKDLWAQGLSASEIADILGDITRNAVIGKAHRLGLSGRPSPIKKKPTRGATILALTERMCKWPVGDPKHQDFHFCGKPSLPGLPYCAEHAAVAYQPASSGKKRDEDRNTGERNVGAA, encoded by the coding sequence ATGAGTTGGACGGACGAACGGGTTCAGCAGCTTAAGGACCTCTGGGCCCAGGGGCTGAGCGCGAGTGAAATCGCGGACATCCTGGGCGACATCACCCGCAACGCGGTGATCGGAAAGGCGCACCGCCTCGGCTTGTCGGGACGCCCGTCGCCGATCAAGAAGAAGCCGACCCGCGGTGCGACGATCCTCGCCCTGACCGAGCGCATGTGCAAATGGCCGGTCGGCGATCCGAAGCACCAGGACTTCCATTTCTGCGGCAAGCCCTCGCTGCCGGGCCTGCCGTACTGCGCCGAGCACGCGGCGGTGGCCTACCAGCCGGCGTCCTCCGGCAAGAAGCGCGACGAGGACCGCAACACCGGTGAGCGCAACGTCGGCGCCGCCTAG
- a CDS encoding anti-sigma factor family protein — protein sequence MDTEPDAPVTEADLHAWMDGELPEERRGEVERHLAGNPDLARRFDRYRAQRAMLQDTFGPLIDRPLPAALVPPYARTAGRPAVRPRRWLPALAGAAVLLVFVAGGAGGWWLRGWSGGVGGGGAAFVADAVAAHRVFAVEVRHPVEVGADQETHLVGWLSKRLGKPLRAPRLAGKGYDLVGGRLLSDAQGPAAQLMYQDAAGRRITLYIRPASGAPDTSFRFAQDGNVQAFYWRDNGLAWAVTGDLDRVTLSAIAEEVYGALNS from the coding sequence ATGGACACCGAACCGGACGCCCCGGTGACCGAAGCCGACCTGCACGCCTGGATGGACGGCGAGTTGCCGGAGGAACGGCGCGGCGAGGTCGAGCGCCATCTGGCGGGCAACCCCGATCTGGCCCGCCGTTTCGACCGCTATCGCGCCCAGCGGGCGATGCTTCAGGACACCTTCGGCCCGCTGATCGACCGCCCCTTGCCGGCGGCCCTGGTGCCGCCCTACGCCCGCACCGCCGGCCGGCCGGCGGTGCGCCCGCGGCGCTGGCTTCCGGCGCTGGCCGGCGCGGCGGTGCTGCTGGTCTTCGTCGCCGGCGGGGCAGGGGGCTGGTGGCTGCGCGGCTGGTCGGGCGGGGTGGGTGGCGGTGGCGCGGCCTTCGTCGCCGACGCGGTGGCGGCGCACCGGGTCTTCGCGGTGGAGGTCCGCCATCCCGTCGAGGTCGGCGCCGACCAGGAAACGCATCTCGTGGGCTGGCTGTCCAAACGCCTGGGCAAGCCCCTGCGGGCGCCGCGGCTGGCCGGGAAGGGCTACGATCTGGTGGGCGGGAGGCTGCTGTCCGACGCGCAAGGACCGGCGGCCCAGCTCATGTACCAGGATGCGGCCGGTCGCCGCATCACCCTCTACATCCGTCCGGCCTCCGGCGCGCCGGACACGTCCTTCCGTTTCGCGCAGGACGGCAACGTCCAGGCTTTCTACTGGCGGGACAACGGTTTGGCGTGGGCGGTAACGGGTGACCTCGACCGAGTGACCCTTTCGGCCATAGCCGAGGAGGTGTACGGCGCGTTGAACTCATAA
- a CDS encoding RNA polymerase sigma factor: protein MPLPKPPPDPPPANGAPANGPVDERAIAAQVPRLRRYAAALAGNLSDADDLVQDCIEKALANRHTLRDVTRLGGWLLSILHNLHVSGLRWRRRRGPEVPVEDLANDLALSAAPADRAEVRDFVRAFNQLSEEHRAVLLLTGLEGLSYREAAEVLGVPVGTVMSRLARARERLRVLLDGGTEQAVRRIK from the coding sequence ATGCCTCTGCCAAAGCCGCCTCCCGACCCTCCTCCAGCGAATGGCGCCCCAGCCAATGGCCCGGTGGACGAGCGGGCCATCGCCGCGCAGGTGCCGCGGCTGCGCCGCTACGCCGCCGCGCTGGCCGGCAACCTGTCCGACGCCGACGACCTCGTGCAGGACTGCATCGAGAAGGCGCTGGCCAACCGGCACACGCTGCGGGACGTCACCCGGCTCGGCGGCTGGCTGCTGTCGATCCTGCACAACCTCCACGTCTCCGGCCTGCGCTGGCGCCGCCGCCGCGGGCCGGAGGTGCCGGTGGAGGATCTTGCCAACGATCTGGCGCTCAGCGCCGCCCCCGCCGACCGGGCGGAGGTGCGGGATTTCGTGCGCGCCTTCAACCAGCTGTCGGAGGAGCACCGGGCCGTGCTTCTGCTGACCGGGCTGGAAGGGCTGTCCTACCGCGAGGCGGCGGAGGTTCTGGGGGTTCCGGTGGGAACCGTCATGTCGCGGCTGGCCCGCGCCCGGGAACGGCTGCGCGTCCTGCTGGACGGCGGGACGGAGCAGGCGGTGAGGAGGATCAAGTGA
- a CDS encoding NADP-dependent isocitrate dehydrogenase, whose protein sequence is MRETTPITVARGDGIGPEITDAVLHVMEAAGARLKVEEVPAGEQVYRRGHLGGLDAAGWGSIRRTRVFLKGPITTPQGYGNKSLNVTARTTLGLFANVRPCVSHHPYVRTRHPRMDVVIIRENEEDLYAGIEHRQTDDVIQSVKLISRPGSERIVRYAFDYARANHRRKVTAFVKDNVMKMTDGLFLKIFNEIAAEYPEIKADHLIVDIGAARLADQPERFDVIVTLNLYGDIVSDIAAQITGSVGLAGSANIGDACAMFEAIHGSAPMIAGQGIANPSGLLMAAVMMLVHIGQGDVAARIHNAWLKTIEDGVHTVDIFNRGVSRQRVGTHAFADAVVERLGQMPVTLPTVGYAVTARPAYESGVRLSPRRKAVKELVGVDVFLHWPGGNPDELAGLVLPVATPALRLSSISNRSQKVWPEGNIGVFCTDHWRCRFLAPEGVAVGHPDIVELLSGLARAGLDFTQTENLCNFDGKSGFSAT, encoded by the coding sequence ATGCGCGAAACCACCCCCATCACGGTCGCCCGCGGCGACGGCATCGGTCCGGAGATCACCGACGCGGTGCTTCACGTGATGGAGGCCGCCGGCGCCCGCCTGAAGGTGGAGGAGGTGCCGGCGGGCGAGCAGGTCTACCGCCGCGGCCATCTGGGCGGGCTGGACGCCGCCGGCTGGGGCTCGATCCGCCGCACACGGGTTTTCCTGAAGGGGCCGATCACCACGCCCCAGGGCTACGGCAACAAGTCGCTGAACGTCACCGCGCGGACCACGCTGGGGCTGTTCGCCAACGTGCGGCCCTGCGTGTCGCACCATCCCTACGTCCGCACGCGGCACCCGCGCATGGACGTGGTCATCATCCGCGAGAACGAGGAGGACCTCTACGCCGGGATCGAGCACCGCCAGACCGACGACGTGATCCAGTCGGTCAAGCTGATCTCCCGGCCGGGGTCGGAGCGCATCGTGCGCTACGCCTTCGACTACGCCCGCGCCAACCACCGGCGCAAGGTGACGGCCTTCGTCAAGGACAACGTCATGAAGATGACGGACGGGCTGTTCCTGAAGATCTTCAACGAGATCGCCGCCGAATATCCGGAGATCAAGGCCGATCATCTGATCGTCGACATCGGCGCCGCCCGTCTGGCCGACCAGCCGGAGCGGTTCGACGTGATCGTGACGCTGAACCTGTACGGCGACATCGTGTCGGACATCGCCGCCCAGATCACCGGCTCGGTCGGGCTGGCCGGCTCCGCCAACATCGGCGACGCCTGCGCCATGTTCGAGGCGATCCACGGCTCGGCGCCGATGATCGCGGGGCAGGGGATCGCCAACCCGTCGGGCCTGCTGATGGCCGCGGTGATGATGCTGGTCCACATCGGACAGGGCGACGTGGCGGCGCGCATCCACAACGCCTGGCTCAAGACCATCGAGGACGGCGTCCACACCGTGGACATCTTCAACCGCGGGGTCAGCCGCCAGCGCGTCGGCACCCACGCCTTCGCTGACGCGGTGGTGGAGCGGCTGGGCCAGATGCCGGTGACCCTGCCCACCGTCGGCTACGCCGTCACCGCGCGGCCCGCCTATGAGTCCGGGGTCAGGCTGTCCCCCCGCCGCAAGGCGGTGAAGGAACTGGTGGGGGTGGACGTGTTCCTGCATTGGCCGGGCGGCAACCCGGACGAGCTGGCCGGGCTGGTCCTGCCGGTGGCGACCCCGGCGCTGCGGCTGTCCAGCATCTCCAACCGCTCGCAGAAGGTCTGGCCGGAGGGCAACATCGGCGTCTTCTGCACCGACCACTGGCGCTGCCGCTTCCTGGCGCCGGAGGGCGTGGCGGTCGGCCACCCCGACATCGTCGAGCTGCTGTCGGGTCTGGCCCGCGCCGGGCTGGACTTCACCCAGACCGAAAACCTGTGCAACTTCGACGGCAAGTCCGGCTTCTCGGCCACGTGA
- a CDS encoding phosphate-starvation-inducible PsiE family protein, with translation MLQSLPRAPSNSLLEQGLIRALKSFNGLLHVVLAIALVAASAMVVWEFFVEAWAAFQKDQLAHGFLHALGVLFIVWTLSALISAEVDYVRTNRFHLRVFLEVAMITLLRQLIVRPVQAVAGDVQTGDWSSLWQYGLLLAGLITVAIAHRLIGDEDALKG, from the coding sequence ATGCTGCAATCGCTCCCCCGCGCCCCGTCCAATTCGCTTCTCGAACAGGGGCTGATCCGCGCCCTGAAGTCCTTCAACGGGCTGCTGCACGTCGTCTTGGCGATCGCTCTGGTCGCGGCGAGCGCCATGGTGGTCTGGGAATTTTTCGTGGAGGCCTGGGCGGCCTTCCAGAAGGACCAGCTGGCGCACGGCTTCCTGCACGCGCTCGGCGTGCTGTTCATCGTCTGGACGCTGTCCGCGCTGATCTCCGCGGAGGTCGACTATGTTCGGACCAACCGCTTCCACCTGCGGGTCTTCCTGGAGGTGGCGATGATCACGCTGCTGCGGCAGCTGATCGTGCGCCCGGTCCAGGCGGTGGCGGGCGACGTGCAGACGGGCGACTGGTCCAGCCTGTGGCAGTACGGCCTTCTGCTCGCCGGCCTCATCACCGTCGCCATCGCCCACCGCCTGATCGGCGACGAGGACGCTTTGAAAGGCTGA
- a CDS encoding antibiotic biosynthesis monooxygenase family protein gives MYIAMNRFRVRLDSEQDFEEVWLNREVHLNTVPGFVEFHMLRGPRYEDHRLYSSHTVWESEAHFQAWTRSEEFRAAHRGAGDRKPLYLGPPQFEGFEVIQTVVGQTVGREG, from the coding sequence ATGTACATCGCCATGAACCGTTTCCGCGTGCGTCTGGACTCGGAGCAGGACTTCGAGGAGGTCTGGCTGAACCGCGAGGTCCATCTGAACACGGTTCCGGGCTTTGTGGAGTTCCACATGCTGCGCGGCCCGCGGTACGAGGACCACCGCCTCTATTCCTCCCACACCGTCTGGGAGTCGGAGGCGCATTTCCAGGCCTGGACCCGCTCGGAGGAGTTCCGCGCCGCCCATCGCGGGGCGGGCGACCGCAAGCCGCTGTATCTCGGCCCGCCGCAGTTCGAGGGGTTCGAGGTTATCCAGACCGTGGTGGGGCAGACCGTGGGGCGCGAGGGCTGA